The following are from one region of the Nicotiana tabacum cultivar K326 chromosome 3, ASM71507v2, whole genome shotgun sequence genome:
- the LOC107779907 gene encoding protein EARLY-RESPONSIVE TO DEHYDRATION 7, chloroplastic-like, producing MQTNLPRVSSCSPAIPPKHPSSSSLFLHPQHFFLSSSMASQNPNQHKAPLYPQVIHNDPNLQSTSSSRPNLYPTIDEKDLTEKLIPDDYQTTPWPSTPSAPPESLEETLLVIPGVLIHLIDKHYSVELATGDLSLVRLLQDKNTVAILARVADEIQWPLTKDLAAVKLDDSHYFFSFQAMKEDDSDSSDDEKEKGKKKKDKGKKEKDKEKVNESLNYGLTIASKGQEALLKELDAILKSYSTFAVQKVEEKAALAMGGTVARELSPADLKSEKKKEVLEERCAQYWTTLAPNVEEYSGSAAKLVAAGSGQLIKGILWCGDVSMERLKRGNEVLKQRMTSGTKAEIRPETLMRIKRVKRVTKMTEKVAIGVLSGVLQVSGFFTSSVANSIVGKKFFSMLPGEMVLATLDGFCRICDAVEVAGKNVMSTSSAVTTELVSHRYGEEAAKVATEGLDAAGHAVGTAWTVFKIRKALNPKSSFNSATQLKSSAKAATVKKAKSSKY from the exons ATGCAAACAAATCTTCCACGTGTCTCTTCATGTTCCCCTGCTATTCCTCCAAAAcatccatcttcttcttctcttttcctcCATCCTCAACATTTTTTTCTCAGCTCTTCAATGGCTTCTCAGAACCCTAATCAACACAAAGCCCCATTGTATCCACAGGTCATTCACAATGATCCAAATCTCCAATCAACCTCTTCTTCTCGTCCCAATCTTTATCCAACCATAGACGAAAAGGACCTCACTGAAAAACTCATCCCTGAcgattaccaaactaccccttgGCCTTCTACTCCATCTGCCCCTCCTGAGTCCCTCgaggaaacacttctcgttatCCCTGGTGTCCTCATCCATTTAATCGATAAGCATTACTCCGTTGAGCTAGCCACCGGAGATTTATCCCTGGTTCGTCTGCTGCAAGATAAAAATACTGTTGCTATCCTTGCTCGTGTGGCTGACGAGATCCAATGGCCGTTGACTAAGGACCTGGCCGCGGTGAAATTGGATGATTCGCATTACTTTTTCTCGTTTCAAGCTATGAAAGAGGATGATTCGGATTCCAGTGATGATGAGAAAGAAAAgggtaaaaaaaagaaagataaggGTAAAAAAGAGAAAGATAAGGAAAAGGTGAACGAGTCACTGAATTATGGTTTGACGATTGCTTCCAAGGGTCAGGAGGCATTGTTGAAAGAGTTGGATGCTATTTTGAAAAGTTACAGCACATTTGCTGTTCAGAAAGTGGAGGAAAAGGCGGCCTTGGCTATGGGAGGAACAGTGGCAAGGGAGTTGTCTCCAGCTGACTTGAAATCggaaaagaagaaggaagtgtTGGAAGAACGTTGCGCTCAATACTGGACCACGTTGGCACCCAATGTGGAGGAATACAGTGGATCAGCTGCAAAGTTAGTTGCTGCAGGATCAGGGCAGCTGATCAAGGGGATTTTGTGGTGTGGAGATGTGTCAATGGAACGATTGAAGCGCGGAAATGAAGTTTTAAAGCAGAGGATGACTTCAGGGACTAAGGCCGAGATTAGGCCTGAGACATTGATGAGGATCAAAAG GGTTAAGAGAGTAACTAAGATGACTGAGAAAGTGGCAATTGGAGTCCTTTCTGGAGTTCTCCAGGTTTCAGGATTCTTCACTAGTTCAGTTGCAAATTCCATAGTTGGAAAAAAGTTCTTCAGCATGCTGCCAGGGGAGATGGTCCTTGCTACGTTGGATGGATTTT GCAGAATATGTGATGCTGTTGAAGTAGCTGGAAAAAATGTAATGTCAACATCGTCCGCTGTGACGACTGAGCTTGTTTCGCACAG GTATGGAGAAGAGGCAGCAAAAGTGGCAACCGAAGGGCTTGACGCGGCAGGGCACGCTGTTGGGACTGCATGGACTGTATTTAAGATCAGAAAGGCTCTTAACCCCAAAAGTTCCTTTAATAGCGCTACCCAACTTAAGTCTAGTGCTAAAGCTGCTACTGTTAAGAAGGCCAAGAGCTCAAAGTACTGa